The DNA window CACCTGAGCAAACTGGAGAACATCTGTTTTCACCGTCCATTGCATATCCATCATAGCAGGAGCACTTTTCTGGGGCATCACAGAATCCGTTCTCACATCCTCTGGAGCAGATTGGTGTACAATTGTTTTCTGTTTCCATGCTGTATCCTTCATCACAGGAACACTTTCCTGGGGCAACACAGAAACCGTTCTTGCATCCACCTGAGCAAACTGGAGAACATCTGTTCTCACTGTCCATTGCATATCCATCATTGCAGGAGCACTTTTCTGGAGCATCACAGAATCCATTCTCACATCTTTCTGAGCAAATTGGTTTACAACTGTTTTCTGTTTCCATGCTGTATCCTTCATCACAGGAACACTTTCCTGGGGCAACACAGAAACCGTTCTTGCATCCACCTGGGCAAACTGGAGAACATCTGTTTTCACTGTCCATTTCATATCCATCATAGCAGGAGCACTTTTCTGGAGAAGCACAGAATCCGTTCACGCATCCATCCTTGCAAACAGGTGTGCAGACACCTTCCAGCTTCGTGTATCCAGCATTGCAGGAGCACTCGTTGGGCGCCACGCAGACTCCGTTCTGGCAACCATCGGGACAAACGGCCAAGCAGACATTGTGCCCTATTTTCGTATATCCCGGCAGACATTGACAGACGTCCGGGGCAGTGCAGTTCCCATTCACGCATCCGTCTTCGCAGACTGGAGCGCAGTTCCCATCGATGTCCTTTTTGTAGAATTTGTTGCACTCGCATTTGTCGGGAGCCCGGCAAACTCCGTTGCTACAGCCATTTTTGCATTTCGGCTGACACTCAAACGATTTGGACTTTGGCTTGGGAACGAAACCTTGATTGCACTCGCAGCGATTCGGAGCCGCACAGAAGCCATTGGCTGCCTTGCAGTTGTCCTTGCATGTTGGCAGACACACCTGGGTAGTTGCATTCAGCTTGTATCCTTCGTTGCAACTACATTGGTTGGGTGTTATACAAGTCCCATTGGGACAACCACTGGCACATTGGGGTATGCAGTTGTTTGTCTTTTTGTCCAGCAGATGGCGCGCGGAACAGATACAGCGGCCAGGAGATTGGCAGGTTCCTCGACTGCAGCCCTTGCAGTAGGGCACACATCTGTACGAAtggaaaaaattgaaatttcacATATCAATTCGATGCCTTTTGTGACcaacttttaatttttcattttggcaTTTATTATCTCGTATGCGAATTTTACAATTCCAAAGCCGTTTATGACCTCCTAATCAACATTCATTTCCTTCCGTTTATGGgattatatttgtattttacatAGCCATTATCATGCAGTTTACCATATTTTAAcacaataataaatttaatgaaatgtatGAAGCTGTCGTTGGGAATACAATCTTACAGCTTGGCAATTATATATGCCGAGAACCTCTTTAGACACTTTAATTTTTAGTTTCAGGCAACTTGAACTTCAAACGCTAGAAAACGCTACATTCTGATACATTAAGTAATATGTCCTGATTAAATAatggttataccaaagaaattaGAATAATGTCATTCTTtgatttttattcttttaGATCGTATTACCTACCGGTTATATGGATCGTTATTTAAGTTGACATATCCTTTCCAGCAGGTGCAGACATTTGTTTTCGTGCAAAAGCCACTTACGCAATCTATTTGCTTATTGCATTGTGCAATACATCTGAGTGGGGAACTCCTTACTTTTTTGTAACCCTTGCAGCAATCCTTCGTTTGAACGTCCTAAACACGGAAATGAGTTAAAGAATGAattgcattattttttttgatgGACCGCCTACCACAGTAGTTCCTTTAAATTTCCTAGTAACAATAACATTACAGATCTGAGCCGCACAGAGTCCGAGGAGCAGGGAATATATCGTTATTTTACAAATCCACATGGTGTCTTTAAGTATTCAACCGATGCCAATGCCTTTCAAAATATTACTAAAGACGCTTGtgctaaatatttttgcaaatgCTTTTGCTTGAAACACAACCACTGGCTGAGGGGACTTATCTGAGAACTCAATTCAAGCTAAGCCCATGGAGATTTTTACCAAGCGGTTAGTGGAGCTCAATTGCTTATCGCAATTATATTTTCCTTTATAAGAAGAGTAAGAGAGGTCTCGCCCAGTCTGCCCAAAGAGCAATAAACAAAGGAAAATTTGAAGGTCTTTCATTTGTTGTTACGGAAGTCATTACTCCAAATatttatcatattttattttaatttttattgcttgCCACTTTTTACCATAATCAATATCAACACGCGTTTTCACACTATTTAGCAGAATATAGGGTATGTATCAGTCAAGTCGACCAACGATGGGGTATACATATCACTATTATACTACGTTAGTGCAGTGTAATCAAACTAGGATTGTGTATAAGAACGAAATatgagagcataagaaattgTAATGAAATACGAGAATAAAAGTATACAAAGATCAGCAGAAGTTTATATACTCTTGCAGAAGATCTATAAATACTAACCGATATCTATTATAATATTTGAACACATTTTTTAAGCTCAGAGAATCATTAAAACAGTCGGTGATTctgataaaaaatatatatttaagttaCGAACTTCTTATCAAATTAATGGTACCCTTGTTTAGGGTTTAAAGGGTGATTGGCTCTTaaaagaggttattacaaatATAGTAATGTATTGCAAATGCAcgcaaatttaaaatataataaaacgaTAAtactataatataatactGACCATGACATAATTCAATTATGTAGGACTAACATTTATAGTTAGATGAGAGTCAAGAAAATCTTTGTAAATAAATTCCGGGACAATGCCCCTCTCACATTTTTTGTGACTTTATCCCACTCAATGGATAGGGATACCCGAAGCAATCTCAAAAATATGACATCATTCAAGCGATTTTTGAAGTTTGATCCATGTATTTAGACTTATTGCAGTTATTAGATAAATAACACAATGTGTTCAATTTGAAAGATGCTccatttaatgtttttattatggCATCTAAACACTTTATTGCACCTCAGTTCAAGCAATTAAGTTCTCCCAGATGAAAACAGAGTCGAATACAGAGATACAAACAGTGTTTTGTTCGTGCCATAGTTGTCAGCGTATTTTCCAGATAGACATTAAGTTAGCTTACCGGTTCGGTTGCAAGGTAAAGTCGCTACAGTTTCAGAGTCGCataacaacagcaatagcagTAGCTACACAGCGAGAAATGCTGGTCATAAAgaatatttatgaatttatttatttttttcggtctgacaaaacatttttaaacgCATCTCTATctaatattaagttaaattagCCCTAATATAAATTCGAAATAAAGTTGTTATATACTTTCTTGAAATAAACCTATTGATAATTTTTCATTATGTAATTTTTCCGTACTCTCGTGCAATAAATATggaataaatttcattttgcatTGCGAGCGAATGAAAATGGCTCGATTCTGGTATTACCCAGAGTCTCCAGATTCAATTCATCAATTGCAGTCGTCGGAGTCATCAGCATCGGCTATATATATTGTCCAGATAAAAACTAGCGCCACTACGAGTTGTATCTCATTCGCAGCTCGTGCGTAGTAAACTCGATTAAGGATCTGCTCTGGTTGTGACTGCGATTCCGGCAGTGACAGTGACGCAAGCTTTCCACCATGCTCCTAATTGGATTACTAATGCTGCTCCATGCCGGCCTCCAAGGAGTCCAGTGCGTTGCGTTCTACACGGAAAAACGTGAGTCCACAAAAGGACTTTAAAATTATGAGGATATGGAAAAAAACTAAGCAATTATAAAGTGATATTAAGAGTGAACATTCTTTGCAGCCTCCTATATTGAGTCCTGCAAGATTTATGAACCGGAGTTCACCAAGTGCTCAACTCGCTCCATACAGGCATTTATGAACCAGCTCGTCAAAGGTGAGATGTCAGTATGTTAACCACGACTTGTGCGACTGACCTCCTTTGTTATCCTTTAGGTGTGCCCGAAATAAAGGAATCCTTTGGACCCATCGATCCCATGAGGCAGGAGCAGTTGGTGTTCAAGCAGGATAACAGCGACGTGGCCACCCTTTCCGCCAATCTTACGGATATGCTGATCAGGGGCTTTGGAAAAATGCTGATCAAGGAGAGCAAGTGAGTAGCTATCGATTCCAACCAGCCGTCAAGAGCGATCAAAAGTTGCTCCATTGAGGTCGTTGAGCTCCTCTATAGACGATGGGAAACTCCCAGACATAAGTTTGTCCGATTTGATAATGCACTTATGTACGTTTCTATACCTGTTATGCCAATTTAATAGCAAAGCGCTAtgccatttaatattatttcacATTGATCTATCAATTAGTTTTGCGCACGTGGTATTGTGTATCTCAATAAATGTGCCATTAAATGAGCCGGCTTTCGGGTTTTGCATCTATGAATAATGAAAAATTGATATATAGGTGTAAAGCATTTGTATCTTAATTTTCCCACCAGAGTCAGCAAGAAGGATTTCAGTTGGCTAACTAAGATCTACCTGCCCCAAATGCGAATAGATGGTCACTACAAAATGGTCGGTCGCATTTTGCTGGTGCCTCTgcagggaaatggaaaaatagTCATGGAAATAGGTAGTTGCTAATGATATTTGTTACTAAATTAATGATAACCGGATTTTTTTCCACTGACAGATGATCTGGACATACTGATGAGCACCAAGACACGCCTCTACGAGAAGGGCGGCTACACATTCTACAACGTGACATCCGTGAAGGTAAAGCTGGAGGTCGGCAAAGTGCGCACCAGATTGGATAACCTCTTCAACGGGCACAGCAAGGAGGTGGAAGATAGCACCAATCAGTTCTTCAACGACAATTGGAAGGATGTCTTCGAGGCACTGCGTCCACTGGTGGTTGAAACCGTGGAAAGAACGCTACTGGATCTTCTCCACAAGACATTTGCCCTATTTCCGGCCAGCTTCTTTGTGGAGGACATACCCACCTCCTTAACCTTGTATGGTCGCAAGTCACACATGATCACTTGAAAGGTGTTCtattgaaataaaatcaaacttCCTTCAAACTGTATCTTCTCTATGAAGACCTTACTCTAACAATTGATAGTtctcaaaacatttttcattgaTTTCAGTTATATTTGTTCATTGCTGTCTTTTGTtgagtttatttgttttgattttgttgcttttattCTCTGTGAGTGCCTAGACTAAATGTTAGTGTAACTTATTAGATGCTTAGTTTAGAGGTATCCTAATATGGGATGGCACAGTGCTCCACATCCGGCTGCCAGTTCGAGTCGATAGATCAGTAGAACCAGTCGTACTTGAGATATTCGCCCTCGTGCTTCAATGTGGCAATCGAGGTGTGGCGCACGTGTCCTGTGCGCGCGAAGATCCTGCGATTGCCCACCGGCTGCAGGGTCCTGAAGTTGTCCACCAACGCACCATCCTGCGTGTCCGACAGCTGACGGAATCGGGAGATCTGCTTGGGCGAAATCGGGATGGGATCGGGGAACAGTATCCAGGTGACGGCCTCCGAACAGGGCGGCGTGGTCAGGGAACCTGTAGAGTCAACACATAATACTTAGTTGAGTCAAAGATAAACATCGCTTGTAGACATTGATTCAATGTCAGTTAATCAGTGATAGCTTATAGCTTATAGATAAAAGCGCTCACCGAATACTAATAGCAAATGGAAAACTA is part of the Drosophila sechellia strain sech25 chromosome 3R, ASM438219v1, whole genome shotgun sequence genome and encodes:
- the LOC6617133 gene encoding uncharacterized protein LOC6617133, producing MLLIGLLMLLHAGLQGVQCVAFYTEKPSYIESCKIYEPEFTKCSTRSIQAFMNQLVKGVPEIKESFGPIDPMRQEQLVFKQDNSDVATLSANLTDMLIRGFGKMLIKESKVSKKDFSWLTKIYLPQMRIDGHYKMVGRILLVPLQGNGKIVMEIDDLDILMSTKTRLYEKGGYTFYNVTSVKVKLEVGKVRTRLDNLFNGHSKEVEDSTNQFFNDNWKDVFEALRPLVVETVERTLLDLLHKTFALFPASFFVEDIPTSLTLYGRKSHMIT